One Armatimonadota bacterium genomic window, CCGCAAAGGGGACCCAATCGCTTTCCAACGTGCGGCAAACGGCGACAGCATCGCTGATCTATGCGACGGACTATGACGACTTGTTCGTTTCGCAGTGGGTCGGCCCCGAGAACAGTTACGGCTGGCAACAGAGCTGGATCATGCTCATGCTGCCGTATATGAAGAACTATCAGATCTTGAAAGATCCGAACGATAGCATTCCAACGACCACGGCCTTTGACTCGGGTCCAAAAATCAGCTATGTTGCCAATGGCATTGTGGCCGGATCCTGCGAAGCCCCGACTTGGCAATGGAAATTCCGCGGGGTCATCAATGTGAACCAATCAAACAATTGGTACGAAAACGGCACCCGTTCGCAAACTGAAATCACTCGGATAGCCCAGACGATCCTTTTTGCAACCCGGACGAGAAACCCGAAGAATGCCGACCACTCTCCCGAACTGGGCGCTTTTGAAGGGGCATTCGGAGCTTACAACGTTGTTTTGAACAACGCATCGTCCGTCGACTGCAACCCCAGCGGGGAATGTACTTTGCCGGGTCAAAGGAGCCTTTGGTCGGCCCCTGATCCAACATACAAAGGTTACATCGACCGCTTCTATGGTAATGGTTCGCCAGTTGCTTTCGCAGATGGCCACGCCAAAATGATGCGTCCCGAGCAGACCGTTGATTTTGCAAAGGGAACAGCCTATGGCAACACCGGTTGCATGGAAAGCAAGTTCCAGAACATGTGGGACGCGCTGTATCAAGAGTAGGGATATGAAAAGGGCCTTCCTCCTCACCCTGCTCCTTGGACTATTGGGCGGCGCATTGTTCGGTTGCAGCAGCAATGAAACCGAAAAAGGCTATACCGCCGATGATTTTGCAAAGCGCCCTCCACCCCCTGGCTATGGCCCGGCAGGTGGTGCCGCAAAGTCAAACGAGAGTCCTCCTGCGGAACAGGGTAAGTAAGGCCATTTCGCTGGCTAGGGTCTGTTCCCCCAGACCCTAGCCCACCACATTTGTCCAAACCATATTTTTTGATCCACAGAGATGATTTCGACACCGCTTGCCGACAACTGGAAGTTTCGACTGCACGACGAGGATCCGGGCTACCACCGCCCGCAAACCCAAGAAATGGGTTGGATGCCGGCGTCGGTTCCCGGCTATGTTCATACCGATTTGATGCGGAATGGGGTCATTGGGGATCCTCACCGCGAGCGGTTTGAGCTCGGTTGCCGCTGGGTCGATGACCGCGATTGGATTTATGAGTGCGAGTTCGACTGGTCGGCAAAGCAAGGGCTCGACAAACGGGTGATCGTGTTTGAAGGGCTCGACACGGTTGCGGACATTTACCTGAACGGAGATTTGGTCGGTTCGTTTGACAATATGTTTTTGCGCCATGAGATCGATGTCTCTCATCGGCTGGCCACGGGTACCAACCGTTTGACGATTCACTTTCATTCAGCGGTGCGGGTTGGGAAAGAGCGGCGGTCGGAATACTTTGCGTCAAACGGGATCAAGAATGAAACCGCCTGGTTTGACGAACGGGCATTCGTCCGGAAGGCCGGGTGCATGTATGGCTGGGACTGGGGTCCGCGTTTGGTTTCCTGCGGCATTTGGAAGCCGATTACGCTCATTGAGTTTGCGCGCCGGGTCAAATCGGTGGCGGCAGGCCAAACCTATTTGGGGGCCGGGCGGTTCCGAATCGATGTCGATGTCGCTATTGAAGGGGGTGGGGAGGCAGAGATCTTTTGGAACGGGGGGGCCGTGGGCCAATCGTTTGAAACCGACGGGGCACGCTGGGAGCCAAACGGCGAAGGCGAAGCCGTTTTGCACGACTTGGAAGTGCGCCTAGGTGATCAGCTCATCCGCAAGAAGATCGGATTGCGGACAATCGAATTGCGACGGGAGCCGGATGAAGCCGGAACCAGTTTCGAATTTGTGGTGAATGGCCGGCGAGTGTGGTGCCGGGGAGCGAATTGGATTCCCCATGACTCGTTCTTGACGCGGATCAGCCGCGAGGATGTTTTTGCGGCGGTCGATCGATACAAGCGGCTGGGAATGAACATGCTACGAGTGTGGGGAGGCGGGATTTATGAGACGGACGACTTTTACGATGCCTGCGATGCCGCCGGGATCATGGTTTGGCAGGACTTTCCCTATGCGTGCAGCTACTATCCGGATGACGAGCATTACCAGCGAGTCGCGTTGCAAGAGGCGCAGGCGCAGATCCAACGGCTGAAAGATCGGGCGTCGCTCGCAATTTGGTGTGGCAACAACGAAAACCGTGTCCTTTGGTGCGGGAAATGGGGCGGGGCGGAAAACGCACCGGAGCGATTTTATGGCGAAGTGATTTATGACAAGGTCTTGAAACGCGCGTGCGAGGAAGGCGACCCTGGCCGCCCTTACATTGAATCAAGTCCTTTGCTTGTAACGGGAATGGTGGATGAAAAACATATCCCCGCGCAGCGCCATAGTGACGACCATTTTTGGGATGTGTGGCATGGCCGGGGGGACTGGATTCATTACCGGGATTCAGAGACACGGTTTAGCTCGGAATTCGGGTTTGCTAGTTCATGCTCGTTGCATGCGTGGGGTTTGGTGTCCGACGATAAATTAAGCCCAGACCACCCTGTTGTGCGGTGGCACGACAAAACCACCAAACCTTGGGATGTTTTTCGGGGCATGGTGGAGTTACATTATCCGGAGGCTAGGACGCTAGAAGATTGGGTTTACTATTCGCAGCTTAACCAGCGGGACGCGATGCGTGCGGCTATCGAACATTACCGATCGAATCCGTCTTGCAGAGGCGCGCTGATTTGGCAGGCAAACGATATTTGGCCGGTGCAAAGTTGGTCACTGGAGGATCATGCCCGGTTGGTCAAACCTGCTGGCTTTGAAATGATTCGCTGTTTTGCGCCGATCTTGTTGTCGGCAAACCTATCGGAAAACTGTTTACATGTTACTGTTTGCAACGATTCACAAACGCGGATTGATGATGACATAGTTGTCCGGTGGCTAGATAAGAATGGCTGTGTCATGGCAGAAACGTGCCGCTTTGTGGCAATCGAAGTTGGTAGCAGGTGCGATCAATGTTTCACCTTAGTCAAAGAAGCAACCTTTGTTGAAGCCCTAGTGAAAAGTAGGCCGGAACTCACTCGCCATATCAGTTTGAAAGAACCAAAGGACTTGGCGTTGCAACCGCAGGTGCTGACGGGGGATGTGTGCGGGGAAAAGTTGATTCTGGCATGCCCAGGATATGTGTTTGATTTGGCGGTGTGGACTGACGGTGACAGTTATCAACTGGTCGACTACGAGAGTGGTCTTGCCGGGTGTCGCTTGTGGACTGGGCGTGATTTGAAAGTCAAGCTTCTAAGCCAGGGAAGGGCAAACTCATTCAAGGCTCGCTCTTTGGCCGGCGTGCATGAGATCCGTTTTCGAAACCCATCCCGTTGAAGTTGCAACAGGGATTTTCAGCCTAAGTCAAATCTGTAGACTGGTGGAGATTCCTGGACGCGAATTGCAACGTCATTCTCAGAGATTCGAGTGACGAGACATTCTAAGATTTCCTACTTGCAGGCAATTTGTAATGTCCATTCACACGGTGTGGGTGATGTCCGAGCCGGTGTAGCTGTTACCTTTGACAATCCGGCCGGCCAGGTCAAAGGTGAAGCTGTGCGGGCCAAACTCGGTGATGGTGACCATGTTCCCGGCGGCATCATAAGCCCAGTTCATCGTTGATGACCAAGGCAAAGAACCAGACATCGAAACCGGACGATCCAGGGCATCATAGGTTAAGGTCCGCACGACGGTTGTCCAGGCGCGCTCAACAAGCGGGTTGCCAACTTCATCATAGGTGCTCGTGGTGGACTGGGTGTCGCCAAAGGGGTTTTTGGCAACGCGCACGCTCAATTTGCCACCGGCATCATAGCTGCTGGTCACAGTTTACTGGCTGTCGCCATAGATGATTGTGGATTCTTGCCCCCGGGGTATCGTAAGTGTAGGTGATGGCCCGGTACGACCAGTGTGCGAGA contains:
- a CDS encoding prepilin-type N-terminal cleavage/methylation domain-containing protein — its product is MKKAFTLIELLVVIAIIAILAAILFPVFAQAKQAAKGTQSLSNVRQTATASLIYATDYDDLFVSQWVGPENSYGWQQSWIMLMLPYMKNYQILKDPNDSIPTTTAFDSGPKISYVANGIVAGSCEAPTWQWKFRGVINVNQSNNWYENGTRSQTEITRIAQTILFATRTRNPKNADHSPELGAFEGAFGAYNVVLNNASSVDCNPSGECTLPGQRSLWSAPDPTYKGYIDRFYGNGSPVAFADGHAKMMRPEQTVDFAKGTAYGNTGCMESKFQNMWDALYQE